From the Candidatus Methylomirabilota bacterium genome, the window CAGGAGATCCGGTTCATCGTGATGCTGCCCCGGGCCACCCCATGAGCCCCGTGGCCACCGCCGCGCCCGAGCCCCGGGTCATGGTCGTCGACGACGAGGAGGGCCCGCGGGAGGCCATCCGCATGATCCTCAAGCCGCTCTATCAGGTCTACACGGCGGGGAGCGGCGAGGAGGTGCTCAGCTCGCTTCAGACGATTCGGCCCGACGTCATCTTCATGGACGTGAAGATGCCCCGGATCGACGGTGTCCAGCTCCTGGAGCGCGTCAAGGCCCTCGACCCGCTGGTCGAGGTGGTGATGATCACGGCCTACGCCTCCCTCGACACGGTGCAGCGCGCCATGCGCTTCGGGGCCCTGGACTACCTCGTCAAGCCGTTCTCCCCGAAAGAGCTCCAGGAGGCGCTGGACCGGGCCCTGGTCCGGCGGCGGGAGCGGGTGGAGGCGCCGTCGCAGGCCCTGGCCCCGCTCATCGGCCAGATGCGGGACCTCGCGCGGCGCGGGGATCCGGTCGAGGGAGCGGCCGACTTGCCGCGTCTCTTGCGCGCGATGCTGGGCGAGGTCCAGCGCGCCACCGGCGCCATCGCCGCCTCCTTCTTCGGCACCGAGCCGGCGGCGGTCGTCCATTCCGATCTCCCCCCCGAGGTGGCGGAGGCCGTCGCCACCGCCTGGAAGGGCGCGCTGACTCGCGTCCGCGAGCCTCTCTGGCTCCGGCCGGCGACCGACCGCGGGCTCCCCTGGCCGGCCGGGCGGGTCCTCGAGCGCCTCGCCATCGGCGGCATCCTGGTGGTCCCCGTCGCGGACGAGGGCCTCCCGAAGGTCAGCGGTCACCTGGCCCTGTACCTGGCGCGCCCGGCCGCGGGTCCCCCGGACCTCTCCCCGCTCCGCCCGGTCATGGACCTGATGGTCACGGCGATCCGGACGTCGGCGCTGCTCACCACCGCCGCCCGGCAGGCCACCGAGCAGTCGCTGCGGGCGGTCCAGCGCGAGATCCTGCGCCAGATCTCGACGGCGGTCCTCGAGGACCCCGCGCTCGACCGCACCCTGGCCGCGATCACCGAGCAGCTCCAGCACGGCGCCGGCTACGAACGCGTGCAGGTGCTGCTCGAGCCGACCGCCCCCCCCGAGGCCGACCGCCCGGGCCGGGCCGTGTTCCCCCTGGTCGCCCAGGGCCGGCGGCTCGGCCACCTGGTGGTGGAGGCCGCGGGGGGCGCCCGCGACCTGGACCGGAGCGAGCGCGAGCTGCTCCGCATGTTCTCGGAGTCCGTCGCGCTCATCGTGCGGAACGCGAACCTCCATCGCGAGCTCAGCGAGGCCAACACGTTCCTCGAGAATCTCATCGAGTCGGCGGCGGACGCGATCATCGCGCTCGATCCGGAGCGCCGGGTCGTGACCTGGAACCCGTCGGCCGAGCGGCTC encodes:
- a CDS encoding response regulator, which gives rise to MATAAPEPRVMVVDDEEGPREAIRMILKPLYQVYTAGSGEEVLSSLQTIRPDVIFMDVKMPRIDGVQLLERVKALDPLVEVVMITAYASLDTVQRAMRFGALDYLVKPFSPKELQEALDRALVRRRERVEAPSQALAPLIGQMRDLARRGDPVEGAADLPRLLRAMLGEVQRATGAIAASFFGTEPAAVVHSDLPPEVAEAVATAWKGALTRVREPLWLRPATDRGLPWPAGRVLERLAIGGILVVPVADEGLPKVSGHLALYLARPAAGPPDLSPLRPVMDLMVTAIRTSALLTTAARQATEQSLRAVQREILRQISTAVLEDPALDRTLAAITEQLQHGAGYERVQVLLEPTAPPEADRPGRAVFPLVAQGRRLGHLVVEAAGGARDLDRSERELLRMFSESVALIVRNANLHRELSEANTFLENLIESAADAIIALDPERRVVTWNPSAERLFGRELGDVRGKPVADALPVAVMTQLAPAMTNPSATGVFLIRTGTGEAAGLELTVTCSPIPWGGRAEAGLLLVAKDVTEQRRWEEQMTRSEKLSALGQLAMGMAHDFNNLLQAILGHTQLIASDPTPDRLVKGLTTIEQAVRDGVETVGRIKRYARRERESQPELVDLREVVRQVVEIARPRWSHSGLAGAAIVVSEDLQPVPPVRARGGDLREVLMNLVLNAADAMPRGGTIRLETRGQGDWAVLAVADTGTGIPEELRRRIFEPFFTTKDTGTGLGLSIVSGIISSYGGAIDVEAGASGGTTFTIRLPAA